A window of Myxococcales bacterium contains these coding sequences:
- a CDS encoding AraC family transcriptional regulator: MGQEETRYDRTTLGPGAIAWVYEYRNRAPKTKSGLATGLELGLQLRGAWEQSGSRAGRRLYEPGSLHVISPAESYDLAFRAPDPQSGLQVGFIVYPDEVALVGEDEDVAFVRAPAPTPALVALCRAFAASEARPEEARAEVLRFVTANVTVSPVCPLVRAKRTIDKTFASALYVKHLAEVAGLSSGVSFSRKFAKRFGITPVAYRRALRLNEAARLTWARPDLSVAAIAELVGFDDEPHFHRAFRAFHGTTPAAYGRRAR; this comes from the coding sequence GTGGGCCAAGAAGAGACACGCTACGACCGCACCACCCTCGGCCCGGGCGCCATCGCCTGGGTCTACGAGTATCGGAACCGCGCACCCAAGACCAAGTCGGGGCTCGCGACGGGTCTCGAGCTCGGCCTGCAGCTCCGTGGCGCGTGGGAGCAGTCGGGGAGCCGCGCGGGCCGTCGCCTCTACGAGCCCGGGAGCCTCCACGTCATCAGCCCCGCCGAGTCGTACGATCTCGCCTTTCGCGCGCCGGACCCGCAGAGCGGGCTCCAGGTCGGCTTCATCGTCTACCCGGACGAGGTCGCGCTCGTCGGTGAGGACGAGGACGTCGCGTTCGTAAGGGCTCCGGCTCCCACCCCCGCGCTCGTCGCGCTCTGCCGAGCCTTCGCGGCCTCCGAGGCTCGCCCCGAAGAGGCGCGTGCCGAGGTGCTCCGCTTCGTGACCGCCAACGTGACGGTCTCGCCGGTGTGTCCGCTCGTCCGGGCGAAACGAACGATCGACAAGACCTTCGCGAGCGCTCTCTACGTGAAGCACTTGGCCGAGGTGGCCGGCCTCTCCTCCGGGGTGAGCTTCTCTCGCAAGTTCGCGAAACGGTTCGGTATTACGCCCGTCGCGTACCGCCGCGCGCTCCGCCTCAACGAGGCGGCTCGGCTCACGTGGGCGAGGCCCGACCTCTCGGTCGCCGCGATCGCGGAGCTCGTCGGGTTCGACGACGAGCCCCACTTCCATCGCGCGTTCCGCGCGTTCCACGGGACCACCCCCGCGGCGTACGGGCGCCGAGCCCGCTAG
- a CDS encoding cytochrome-c peroxidase: protein MALVLAACEDSNKRTDPPPAPKSTGVVASAAPAGITIDPALLTAFAGYPSRFESPKNPITPEKIALGKMLYFETRLSKNQKISCASCHDLAKYGTDGEKTSPGHKGQRGGRNSPPSFNAAGHIAQFWDGRAADVEEQALKPITNPIEMALANEGTIVTVLASMPEYAEAFKKAFPTDKDAITTANVAKAIGAFERTLTSPSKVDAFIKGDTKALTEEEKAGFQKFLSVGCNTCHGGPTFGGTEYKKLGFAKPYPDVKDNGRFDVTKQEADKHVFKVPSLRNVEKTGPYLHDGSIATLPEVVKLMGTYQLGKDLNDADVASIVTFLKALTGEAPKVDKPALPASTPKTPKPAEG from the coding sequence ATGGCTCTCGTTCTCGCCGCGTGCGAGGACAGCAACAAACGCACGGATCCGCCGCCCGCGCCGAAGAGCACCGGCGTCGTCGCTTCGGCCGCCCCCGCGGGCATCACGATCGATCCTGCGCTGCTCACGGCGTTCGCCGGGTACCCCTCGCGCTTCGAGAGCCCGAAGAACCCGATCACGCCCGAGAAGATCGCCCTCGGCAAGATGCTCTACTTCGAGACGCGCCTCTCGAAGAACCAGAAGATCTCGTGCGCCTCGTGCCACGATCTCGCCAAATACGGCACCGACGGCGAGAAGACCTCGCCCGGCCACAAAGGCCAGCGCGGCGGCCGCAACTCGCCGCCCTCGTTCAACGCCGCGGGCCACATCGCCCAATTCTGGGACGGCCGCGCCGCCGACGTCGAAGAGCAGGCGCTGAAGCCCATCACGAACCCCATCGAGATGGCGCTCGCGAACGAGGGCACCATCGTCACCGTCCTCGCCTCGATGCCCGAGTACGCCGAAGCCTTCAAGAAGGCCTTCCCGACCGACAAGGACGCGATCACCACCGCCAACGTCGCCAAGGCGATCGGCGCGTTCGAGCGCACCCTCACGAGCCCCTCCAAGGTCGACGCGTTCATCAAGGGCGACACGAAGGCCCTCACCGAAGAAGAGAAAGCCGGCTTCCAGAAGTTCCTCTCCGTCGGCTGCAACACCTGCCACGGCGGCCCCACCTTCGGCGGCACCGAGTACAAGAAGCTCGGCTTCGCCAAGCCCTACCCCGACGTCAAAGACAACGGCCGCTTCGACGTGACCAAACAAGAGGCCGACAAACACGTCTTCAAGGTGCCGAGCCTCCGCAACGTCGAGAAGACCGGCCCCTACCTCCACGACGGCTCGATCGCCACGCTCCCCGAGGTGGTCAAGCTCATGGGCACCTACCAGCTCGGCAAAGACCTGAACGACGCGGACGTCGCCTCGATCGTCACGTTCCTCAAGGCCCTCACCGGCGAGGCCCCCAAGGTCGACAAGCCCGCGCTCCCCGCGAGCACCCCCAAGACCCCGAAGCCCGCCGAGGGCTGA